The following coding sequences are from one Anabaena sphaerica FACHB-251 window:
- the kdpB gene encoding potassium-transporting ATPase subunit KdpB, with protein MNSAATTPRPKSSRSRPSDRRLKRKKARISTKGLYTRVIRDTFFKLHPQYAIKNPIMFVVWLATIITLAATIYPPIFGPVNQKNPQLFNGLLTVILFSTVLFANFAEALAQGRGKAQADALRSTRSATIAKKIVVDGTITEISSTSLKKGDTVYVVAGDIIPADGEVILGVASVDESPITGESAPVLKEAGSDVASSVTGGTRIISDELIIRITADPGKGFIDRMIDLVEGAERTKTPNEIALTILLSVLTLSFLFVVATLPAFAYYVNSPVSVTVLVALLVALIPTTIGSLLSAIGIAGMDRVAQFNIIATSGRAVEACGDINTLVLDKTGTITLGNRLAEAFIPINGHSMVEIANAALAASIFDDTPEGKSIVRLAEKFGAKFDIDRKQAQGVEFSAKTRMSGTNFPGGHEARKGAVGAIKGFVRSRNGRETPELDTAYEEVSHQGGTPLAVCLDNEIYGVIYLKDIVKPGIRERFDQLRRMGVRTVMLTGDNRITASVIAKEAGVDEFIAEATPEDKITVIQREQAEGKLVAMTGDGTNDAPALAKANVGVAMNTGTQAAKEAANMVDLDSDPTKLIDIVSIGKQLLITRGALTTFSIANDIAKYFAIIPVIFAAANLESLNIMKLTSVNSAVLSALIYNALIIPALIPLALKGVKFRPLTANQLLQRNIFLYGLGGVIAPFIAIKFIDMLITVAGLA; from the coding sequence ATGAATTCTGCTGCAACTACCCCAAGACCTAAATCTTCTCGTTCGCGTCCTAGCGATCGCCGTCTCAAACGCAAAAAAGCACGAATCAGTACCAAAGGACTCTACACCAGAGTAATTAGAGATACCTTTTTCAAGCTACATCCCCAGTATGCAATTAAAAATCCCATCATGTTTGTGGTCTGGTTGGCAACAATCATCACCCTAGCCGCCACAATTTATCCCCCCATATTTGGACCAGTCAACCAGAAAAACCCCCAACTGTTCAACGGCTTGTTAACAGTGATTTTATTTTCCACTGTTCTTTTTGCCAATTTCGCCGAAGCCTTAGCACAAGGAAGAGGTAAAGCCCAAGCCGATGCTTTGCGGTCTACCAGATCAGCAACCATCGCCAAAAAAATTGTCGTTGATGGCACAATCACAGAAATTTCTTCCACCAGTCTTAAAAAAGGTGATACTGTCTACGTCGTTGCAGGCGATATCATCCCCGCAGATGGGGAAGTGATTTTGGGTGTAGCTTCTGTAGACGAGTCACCAATCACCGGCGAATCAGCCCCAGTTCTCAAAGAAGCAGGTTCAGACGTTGCCAGTTCTGTTACTGGTGGTACGCGCATCATCTCCGATGAATTAATCATCCGCATCACAGCTGACCCCGGTAAAGGATTTATTGACCGGATGATTGACTTAGTAGAAGGGGCAGAACGCACTAAAACACCTAATGAAATTGCCTTAACAATTTTGCTCTCAGTGCTTACCCTGTCCTTTTTGTTTGTGGTAGCAACCTTGCCCGCCTTTGCCTATTATGTCAACAGTCCCGTTAGCGTCACCGTATTAGTTGCCCTCTTGGTAGCACTCATCCCCACCACTATTGGCAGTTTACTCAGTGCTATTGGCATTGCAGGTATGGATAGAGTCGCCCAATTTAACATCATTGCCACCTCTGGACGGGCAGTGGAAGCCTGTGGAGATATCAATACTTTAGTTTTAGATAAGACAGGTACAATCACTCTTGGCAACCGGTTGGCAGAAGCTTTTATCCCCATCAACGGTCACTCAATGGTGGAAATCGCTAACGCTGCTTTGGCAGCCAGTATATTTGACGATACTCCAGAGGGTAAATCTATTGTCCGATTGGCAGAAAAATTTGGCGCAAAATTTGATATAGACCGAAAACAAGCCCAAGGAGTAGAATTTTCTGCCAAAACCCGCATGAGTGGTACTAACTTTCCTGGTGGACATGAGGCGCGAAAAGGCGCAGTGGGAGCAATTAAAGGCTTTGTTCGTTCCCGCAATGGACGCGAAACCCCAGAACTAGATACTGCTTACGAAGAAGTGTCCCACCAAGGAGGTACACCCCTAGCTGTCTGCCTCGATAACGAAATCTACGGTGTTATTTATCTTAAAGATATTGTCAAACCCGGTATCCGAGAACGTTTTGACCAACTACGGCGCATGGGAGTGCGTACCGTGATGCTAACTGGGGACAACCGCATTACGGCTTCTGTAATTGCCAAAGAAGCAGGAGTAGACGAATTTATCGCCGAAGCTACACCAGAAGATAAAATCACTGTCATCCAAAGGGAACAAGCAGAAGGTAAATTGGTGGCGATGACAGGAGATGGGACTAATGATGCTCCCGCTTTAGCAAAGGCTAATGTTGGTGTAGCGATGAATACAGGGACTCAAGCCGCTAAAGAAGCTGCTAATATGGTCGATTTGGACTCTGATCCCACAAAACTCATTGATATCGTCAGTATTGGTAAACAATTGTTGATTACTCGTGGGGCATTGACGACATTTTCCATTGCTAATGATATTGCTAAATATTTTGCCATTATCCCTGTAATTTTTGCGGCTGCTAATTTAGAAAGCTTGAATATTATGAAGTTAACCAGTGTTAATTCGGCGGTATTGTCGGCACTGATTTACAATGCTTTGATTATTCCGGCTCTAATTCCTTTAGCCTTGAAGGGTGTAAAATTTCGACCTTTGACTGCTAATCAACTTCTACAACGCAATATTTTTCTTTATGGGTTAGGTGGGGTGATTGCTCCATTTATTGCCATTAAATTCATAGATATGCTAATTACAGTTGCAGGTTTAGCTTAA
- the kdpC gene encoding K(+)-transporting ATPase subunit C has protein sequence MVLIRETIRAMRIILLLWLLTAIIYPLAILWFGQFAFPSSANGSIVLNIDAQPIGSALIGQVFTSDKYFHGRPSAVKYSQGRKAKPTGISGGSNLAASNPELTNRIIEEATQFQDENIQPAADLIYTSGSGLDPHISLKATRQQLARVAQSRGIKEDEIIPLINKYTDGRFLGIFGESGVNVLRLNYALDLQELNRQQNQ, from the coding sequence ATGGTATTAATTCGAGAAACTATCCGAGCCATGCGGATCATTTTATTACTTTGGTTGTTAACAGCAATTATTTATCCTTTGGCAATATTATGGTTTGGTCAGTTTGCCTTCCCTTCTTCAGCCAACGGCAGCATAGTTTTAAATATAGATGCTCAACCAATTGGTTCGGCTTTGATTGGTCAAGTTTTTACATCAGATAAATATTTTCATGGTCGTCCTAGTGCTGTGAAATATAGCCAAGGTAGAAAAGCCAAGCCCACGGGTATATCTGGGGGAAGCAATCTTGCTGCTAGTAATCCAGAGCTAACTAATAGAATTATTGAGGAAGCAACTCAATTTCAAGATGAGAATATACAACCTGCGGCTGATTTAATTTACACTTCTGGTTCTGGTTTAGATCCCCATATCTCTTTGAAAGCAACAAGACAGCAGTTAGCAAGAGTCGCACAGTCAAGGGGCATCAAAGAAGATGAAATTATCCCTTTGATTAACAAGTATACTGATGGTAGATTTTTAGGTATTTTCGGTGAATCGGGAGTTAATGTTTTACGCTTAAACTATGCTCTTGACCTGCAAGAACTAAATCGTCAGCAAAATCAATAA
- a CDS encoding anhydro-N-acetylmuramic acid kinase, with the protein MHPTRVIGLMSGTSVDGIDAALVEIVGTDLDLKVELLAGETYPYPAELRERILAICADAAISMAELAEIDDAIALVFAQAAQNIQVGHPPATLIGSHGQTVYHRPPHFSGQVGRWGGGENQPSLGYSLQLGRGAVIARLTGITTISNFRVADIAIGGHGAPLVPRVDAYLLSHPQEGRCIQNIGGISNVAYLPPRRDHWLAQIRGWDTGPGNSLLDLAVQHFSNGAKSYDENGSWAASGTPCYPLVEQWLSQDYFHLPPPKSTGRELFGVTYLHQCLQDSQAYQLSPADVLATLTELTAASIVYSYRNFLPRMPERVLLCGGGSQNLYLKHRLELLLGKVAVLTTDEVGLSAAFKEAIAFAVLAYWKQLGIPGNLPAATGADQEVVLGEVHQVTGDW; encoded by the coding sequence ATGCACCCGACTCGCGTTATAGGTTTAATGAGTGGCACATCTGTGGATGGTATAGATGCTGCCTTAGTAGAGATTGTCGGTACAGATTTGGATCTCAAAGTTGAATTACTCGCAGGGGAAACCTATCCTTACCCTGCTGAACTAAGAGAAAGAATATTGGCTATTTGTGCCGATGCGGCGATCTCAATGGCAGAATTAGCAGAAATCGATGATGCGATCGCTCTCGTTTTTGCCCAAGCTGCCCAAAATATTCAAGTTGGTCATCCACCTGCTACTTTAATCGGTTCCCACGGTCAAACAGTTTACCATCGACCACCCCATTTTTCTGGGCAAGTGGGAAGGTGGGGTGGTGGGGAAAATCAGCCATCTCTTGGTTACAGTTTGCAACTTGGTCGGGGGGCTGTTATTGCTCGCCTTACAGGTATTACTACTATCAGTAATTTCCGTGTGGCTGATATTGCTATTGGTGGTCATGGTGCGCCTTTAGTTCCTAGAGTCGATGCTTATTTACTCAGTCATCCGCAGGAGGGGCGTTGTATTCAAAATATTGGTGGTATTAGTAATGTAGCTTATCTACCTCCACGCCGTGATCACTGGCTTGCTCAAATTCGCGGTTGGGATACAGGTCCGGGAAATAGTCTATTGGATTTGGCGGTGCAGCATTTTAGCAATGGTGCTAAAAGTTACGATGAAAATGGCAGTTGGGCAGCTAGTGGTACTCCCTGCTATCCATTAGTAGAACAATGGCTAAGTCAAGATTACTTTCATTTACCACCCCCTAAATCTACAGGGCGTGAGTTATTTGGTGTAACTTATCTACACCAGTGCTTACAAGATTCCCAAGCCTACCAACTCAGCCCCGCAGATGTGCTGGCAACACTTACAGAACTGACAGCGGCTTCGATTGTTTATAGTTACCGTAATTTTTTACCGCGAATGCCAGAACGGGTATTATTATGTGGGGGCGGTAGTCAGAATCTTTACTTAAAACATCGATTAGAGTTATTGTTGGGGAAAGTAGCAGTTTTAACTACAGATGAAGTCGGCTTAAGTGCAGCGTTTAAAGAAGCGATCGCTTTCGCTGTTTTAGCTTACTGGAAACAGTTAGGTATTCCTGGTAATTTACCTGCTGCGACTGGAGCAGATCAAGAAGTGGTTTTAGGAGAGGTGCATCAGGTGACTGGTGATTGGTGA
- a CDS encoding sensor histidine kinase KdpD, whose product MIPSSEIQLTPANYPLYSGRRGKHKIFIGMAPGVGKTYRMLEEGHGLKQEGIDVVIGLLETHERKETAEKAAGLEIIPPHLLPRGDLMLPEMDTQAIIHRSPELVLVDELAHTNVRGSLREKRYEDVEVILAAGLDVYSTMNVQHLESLNNIVARITGVVVRERVPDRILEVADDVVVVDVTPEILEKRLLEGKIYTHEKIPQALDNFFQRRNLIALRELALREVADNVEEDAIASTSKGQICSVQERVLVCVSTYPNSVQLLRRGARLAGYMNAPFYVLFVANPDRFLTKEESLHVDICEQLCKEFAGNFVRATSSNIAQTISEVAEKYRITQIVIGESQRSRWEILLKVSLTQKLMRLLKNIDLHIIPTGKS is encoded by the coding sequence ATGATTCCCAGCAGTGAAATACAGTTAACACCTGCCAATTATCCCTTGTATTCGGGAAGAAGGGGAAAACACAAAATATTTATTGGTATGGCTCCCGGTGTAGGCAAAACCTACAGAATGTTAGAAGAAGGACACGGACTCAAACAGGAAGGAATTGATGTTGTTATAGGACTTTTGGAAACTCACGAACGTAAGGAAACGGCTGAAAAAGCTGCGGGACTGGAGATTATACCCCCACACTTATTGCCTCGTGGTGATTTGATGCTGCCGGAAATGGATACGCAGGCAATTATTCACCGTTCTCCTGAATTGGTATTAGTTGATGAACTTGCTCATACCAATGTTCGGGGTTCCCTACGGGAAAAACGTTATGAAGATGTAGAAGTAATTTTGGCAGCAGGTCTTGATGTCTACTCGACTATGAATGTTCAACACCTGGAAAGTCTTAATAATATAGTAGCTAGAATTACAGGTGTAGTTGTGCGTGAGCGTGTCCCGGACAGGATTCTGGAAGTAGCCGATGATGTGGTAGTTGTAGATGTGACACCAGAAATTCTGGAAAAAAGGTTACTGGAAGGGAAAATATATACACATGAAAAAATTCCACAAGCTCTAGATAACTTTTTCCAAAGACGTAACTTGATTGCTTTGCGGGAATTGGCTTTGCGAGAAGTGGCAGATAATGTGGAAGAAGATGCTATTGCTTCTACATCTAAAGGTCAAATTTGTAGTGTTCAGGAACGGGTTTTAGTTTGTGTATCTACTTACCCTAATTCAGTACAACTGTTACGTCGGGGTGCTAGGTTAGCTGGTTATATGAATGCTCCGTTTTATGTTTTGTTTGTTGCCAATCCTGATCGGTTTCTTACCAAGGAAGAAAGCCTACACGTTGATATTTGTGAGCAGTTATGTAAAGAATTTGCAGGAAATTTTGTGCGGGCAACCAGCAGTAACATTGCTCAGACAATTTCAGAAGTAGCAGAAAAATATCGCATCACTCAGATAGTCATCGGTGAAAGTCAGCGTTCTCGTTGGGAAATTCTCCTCAAAGTTTCTTTAACTCAAAAATTGATGCGTTTGCTCAAAAATATTGATTTGCATATTATTCCCACTGGGAAAAGTTGA
- the kdpA gene encoding potassium-transporting ATPase subunit KdpA: MGQGFLQIALTLCIVIAITPRLGKYIARVFLGESTMLDPIMNPIEKIIYIVGGVSKKEEMTAWQYIRAVICSNLIMGISVYTLISLQRLLPWNPQGFSTPTWDILLHTTISFLTNTDQQHYTGETTLSYFSQTAALGFLMFTSAATGLAVGIAFIRGLTGRKLGNFYVDITCAITRILLPLSMIGAIALIALGVPQTLEDTLVVQTLEGGTQYIPRGLVASFEIIKMLGQNGGGFFGANSAHPFENPNGASNLLEIIAMIAIPSSLIYSYGVFANNLKQTWLLFWMVFIIFVILIWVSAVGELQGNPIINQALSTELPNLEGKEVRFGWAETALWAVTTTATMCGAVNGMLDSFMPQGIFSTLFNLFLQIIWGGQGTGTAYLFIYLILTVFITGLMVGRTPEFLGRKIEKREIFLASVVLLIHPILILVPSAIALAYPISLSGISNPGFHGISQVVYEYASAAANNGSGLEGLKDNSLWWNLSSSFSILAGRYIPIIAILLLADSMSRKPKIPATRGTLKTDSLLFTTVTAGVTIILAVLTFFPVLALGPIAEGFKLASGS, translated from the coding sequence ATGGGACAAGGTTTTTTACAAATTGCGTTAACGCTGTGTATTGTCATAGCTATCACTCCCAGATTAGGAAAATACATAGCCCGCGTCTTTTTGGGAGAAAGCACAATGCTTGATCCCATCATGAACCCCATAGAGAAAATTATCTATATAGTAGGGGGTGTCAGTAAAAAAGAGGAGATGACAGCTTGGCAGTATATCCGGGCAGTAATATGCAGTAACCTAATTATGGGTATTTCTGTGTATACACTAATCTCTTTGCAGAGACTTCTACCGTGGAATCCCCAAGGATTTAGTACGCCCACGTGGGATATATTACTACACACTACAATTTCTTTTTTGACTAACACCGACCAACAACACTACACTGGGGAAACTACCTTAAGCTATTTTAGCCAAACAGCCGCTTTAGGCTTTTTAATGTTTACTTCAGCAGCAACCGGTTTAGCAGTAGGAATTGCATTTATTCGGGGTTTGACAGGTAGAAAGTTAGGGAATTTTTACGTCGATATTACCTGTGCCATCACACGCATATTGTTGCCCCTGTCTATGATCGGTGCGATCGCTCTCATTGCTTTAGGTGTACCGCAAACATTAGAAGATACTTTAGTTGTCCAAACCTTAGAAGGAGGAACTCAGTATATACCTAGAGGTCTAGTTGCTTCCTTTGAAATCATTAAAATGCTAGGCCAAAACGGTGGTGGCTTTTTTGGTGCTAACTCTGCCCATCCCTTTGAAAATCCCAATGGCGCTTCTAATTTACTAGAAATCATCGCCATGATTGCTATTCCCTCATCTTTAATATACAGCTACGGTGTATTTGCCAATAATCTGAAACAAACTTGGTTACTGTTTTGGATGGTGTTTATTATTTTTGTGATTTTGATATGGGTGAGTGCCGTTGGTGAACTACAAGGAAATCCCATCATTAACCAAGCCCTGTCTACAGAACTACCGAATTTAGAAGGTAAAGAAGTAAGATTTGGCTGGGCTGAAACAGCATTATGGGCAGTTACAACCACCGCTACCATGTGCGGTGCAGTGAACGGAATGCTCGATTCATTCATGCCCCAGGGTATATTTTCCACCTTATTTAACTTATTTTTGCAAATTATTTGGGGAGGACAGGGAACAGGAACAGCTTACTTATTTATTTATCTGATCCTCACCGTGTTCATAACTGGGTTAATGGTAGGACGCACCCCCGAATTTTTGGGACGCAAAATTGAAAAAAGGGAAATATTTCTGGCTAGTGTTGTGCTACTGATTCACCCGATTCTGATTTTAGTGCCTAGTGCGATCGCCCTAGCTTATCCCATCTCCCTATCAGGAATTAGTAACCCCGGTTTTCATGGCATTTCCCAAGTAGTTTATGAATATGCTTCAGCCGCAGCTAACAATGGTTCTGGCTTAGAGGGGTTAAAAGACAATAGTTTATGGTGGAACTTGAGTAGCAGTTTCAGTATTTTAGCAGGGCGTTATATTCCCATTATCGCTATCCTTCTATTAGCTGATAGTATGTCCCGCAAACCCAAAATCCCCGCAACCCGTGGTACTCTCAAAACCGATTCCCTACTATTTACCACCGTCACCGCTGGCGTAACCATCATTTTAGCAGTCCTCACCTTCTTCCCTGTTTTAGCTTTAGGCCCCATCGCCGAAGGTTTTAAACTAGCCTCTGGAAGTTAG
- the priA gene encoding primosomal protein N' — MYIHDVSLSSLVVAEPGESYQSKTNLYRWIEVLVDFPGSSDLFTYKLPEQLEIKPGDILTVPFGTQQVGAIAIRFLSQPPENLAPEKIREVEDVVSRGFFPSTYWELLNRIAAYYYTPLIQVIRVALPPGLLGRSQRRLRLTSLGKDQDVSSNTAIFMSPTAQQVIQLLQKTPTGDYSYYYIQQKVKSAYRGTRELIRLGLAENYLEPPRLNQPKLQKAVTLLDNNYQDLTPRQREIVEVLRRQGGESWQSELLQTCSTSTSTLKALEQKGYIVIEEREILRREQSPLMAGDQAKSLTAAQTNALEAIQSLNGFAQILLHGVTGSGKTEVYLQAIAPLLNQGKSALVLVPEIGLTPQLTDRFRARFGNKVQVYHSALSDGERYDTWRQMFTGEPQVVIGTRSAIFAPLPHLGLIILDEEHDGSFKQDSPIPTYHARTVAQWRAELENCPLILGSATPSLESWVSVKEQGSRGAEEQGSRGAEEQGSRGAEEQRSRGAEEQRSRGAEEQRSRGAEEQRSRGAGEQGSRGVGENNFISSPQSPVPSPQYLSLPERINSRPLPPIEIIDMRRELQAGNRSIFSKSLQEALEELKERKQQGILFIHRRGHSTFVSCRSCGYVLECPNCDVSLAYHHVEEGAPQLLRCHYCNYGRSHPPHCPECSSPYLKFFGSGTQRVAQELNRQFPHLKLIRFDSDTTRNKGAHRNLLSQFANGEADLLVGTQMLTKGLDLPQVTLVGVVAADGLLHLSDYRANERTFQTLTQVAGRAGRGEDPGRVIIQTYTPEHPVIEAVKTHDYQSFCDAELEQRQALNYPPYGRLILLRFSSLDPIQVQNTAQIIATTFSDQEGFEILGPAPASILRVANRYRWQILLKFAPDALPNLPDWREIRALCPTSVSLTIDVDPINIM, encoded by the coding sequence ATGTATATTCATGATGTAAGTTTATCCTCTCTAGTTGTAGCTGAACCAGGAGAATCATACCAGTCAAAAACGAATCTTTATCGATGGATTGAAGTCCTTGTAGATTTTCCAGGAAGCTCAGACTTATTTACATATAAATTACCAGAACAGTTAGAAATAAAACCAGGGGATATTTTGACAGTTCCCTTTGGGACACAACAGGTAGGAGCGATCGCAATTCGGTTCTTATCTCAACCCCCAGAAAATTTAGCACCAGAGAAAATTAGGGAAGTAGAAGATGTCGTCAGTAGAGGATTTTTTCCTAGCACCTATTGGGAATTACTCAATCGCATAGCGGCCTATTACTATACGCCCCTAATTCAAGTAATTCGGGTAGCTTTACCACCAGGATTATTAGGGCGATCGCAACGTCGGCTGCGTTTGACATCCTTGGGAAAAGATCAGGATGTCTCTAGCAATACTGCCATTTTCATGTCACCAACAGCGCAACAAGTTATCCAACTTTTGCAGAAAACCCCCACAGGTGACTATAGCTATTACTATATTCAACAAAAAGTTAAATCTGCCTATCGGGGAACTCGTGAGTTAATCCGCTTGGGATTAGCAGAAAACTATTTAGAACCACCACGACTAAACCAACCCAAGCTACAAAAAGCAGTCACACTATTAGATAACAATTACCAGGATTTAACACCCCGTCAAAGAGAAATTGTGGAAGTGCTAAGACGACAAGGTGGAGAATCATGGCAAAGTGAATTATTGCAAACTTGCAGTACCAGTACCTCTACTTTAAAAGCCTTAGAACAAAAAGGCTATATAGTAATTGAAGAACGGGAAATATTACGCAGAGAACAAAGTCCCCTTATGGCTGGGGATCAAGCTAAGTCATTAACAGCAGCCCAAACGAACGCCTTAGAAGCAATACAATCATTAAATGGATTTGCCCAAATTTTATTACATGGCGTAACAGGGTCAGGAAAAACCGAAGTTTACCTCCAAGCGATCGCACCCTTACTTAACCAAGGTAAATCAGCCCTTGTCTTAGTCCCAGAAATTGGACTCACACCCCAACTCACAGACAGATTTCGCGCCCGCTTTGGTAACAAAGTTCAGGTTTATCACAGCGCCCTTTCCGATGGTGAACGCTACGACACCTGGCGACAAATGTTCACCGGAGAACCCCAAGTAGTCATAGGCACTCGCAGCGCCATTTTCGCCCCACTACCCCACTTAGGATTAATCATCCTAGACGAAGAACACGACGGCAGCTTTAAACAAGATTCACCCATCCCCACCTACCACGCCCGCACCGTCGCCCAGTGGCGTGCAGAATTAGAAAATTGTCCCCTCATTTTAGGTTCCGCCACCCCCTCCTTAGAAAGTTGGGTGAGTGTGAAAGAGCAGGGGAGCAGGGGAGCAGAGGAGCAGGGGAGCAGGGGAGCAGAGGAGCAGGGGAGTAGGGGAGCAGAGGAGCAGAGGAGTAGGGGAGCAGAGGAGCAGAGGAGTAGGGGAGCAGAGGAGCAGAGGAGTAGGGGAGCAGAGGAGCAGAGGAGCAGGGGAGCAGGGGAGCAGGGGAGCAGAGGAGTAGGGGAGAATAACTTTATATCTAGTCCCCAGTCCCCAGTCCCCAGTCCCCAATATCTATCTCTTCCTGAACGCATCAACTCTCGTCCCTTACCACCGATAGAAATAATTGATATGCGGCGAGAGTTACAAGCGGGAAATCGTTCTATATTTAGTAAATCCCTGCAAGAAGCCCTAGAAGAGTTAAAAGAAAGAAAACAACAGGGAATTTTATTTATTCATCGTCGGGGACATAGCACCTTTGTCTCTTGTCGCAGTTGTGGTTATGTGCTGGAATGTCCAAATTGTGATGTGTCCTTGGCTTATCATCATGTAGAAGAAGGAGCGCCCCAATTATTAAGATGTCATTATTGTAATTATGGGCGATCGCATCCTCCCCACTGTCCCGAATGTAGTTCTCCCTACCTGAAATTCTTCGGTAGTGGAACCCAAAGAGTAGCCCAGGAACTAAACCGCCAATTTCCCCACCTGAAATTAATTCGCTTTGATAGCGACACCACCCGCAACAAAGGCGCACACCGTAACTTACTCAGCCAGTTTGCCAACGGTGAAGCAGATTTATTAGTCGGTACACAAATGCTCACCAAAGGTTTAGACTTACCCCAAGTTACCCTTGTCGGTGTAGTTGCAGCTGATGGGTTACTGCACTTATCAGACTATCGCGCCAATGAACGTACATTTCAAACCTTAACCCAAGTTGCAGGAAGGGCAGGAAGAGGCGAAGATCCGGGCAGGGTAATTATCCAAACCTACACCCCAGAACATCCAGTTATTGAAGCCGTTAAAACTCATGACTATCAATCTTTCTGTGATGCAGAATTAGAACAACGCCAAGCACTTAATTATCCCCCTTATGGCAGATTAATATTATTGCGTTTCAGTAGCCTTGATCCCATCCAAGTCCAAAACACAGCCCAAATCATTGCTACAACTTTCAGCGATCAAGAAGGATTTGAGATATTGGGACCAGCACCAGCTAGTATTTTACGAGTAGCTAATCGTTATCGCTGGCAAATATTGCTAAAATTTGCTCCTGACGCACTACCAAATTTACCAGATTGGAGAGAAATCAGGGCGCTTTGTCCTACTTCCGTCAGCTTAACAATTGACGTAGATCCAATTAATATCATGTAA